In Nicotiana tabacum cultivar K326 chromosome 2, ASM71507v2, whole genome shotgun sequence, the following proteins share a genomic window:
- the LOC107797038 gene encoding acid phosphatase 1-like produces MTLSSQDVDDTCLSNLFYYQGKQFGVDPYDPKGFHEWASKGVCPAIPAVLRLYNKLIECGFRVFLVTGRSESTLGQATLYNLHNQGFLGYERLTLREDEYEGMSSIVYKSEIRKKLVGEGYRIWGNVGDQWSDLQGEYIGNRTFKLPNPMYFIPLEKLKCNYCVKAWSLDINNNNGHFIYAIARLL; encoded by the exons ATGACTCTATCTTCGCAAG ATGTTGATGACACTTGTCTCTCCAATCTTTTTTATTACCAAGGGAAGCAATTCGG GGTTGATCCATACGATCCAAAGGGATTTCACGAATGGGCATCAAAAGGAGTTTGCCCAGCAATTCCTGCTGTACTAAGATTGTACAACAAATTGATTGAATGTGGATTTAGAGTATTCCTTGTCACTGGTAGAAGTGAATCCACACTTGGACAAGCCACCCTTTACAATCTCCACAACCAAGGATTTCTTGGCTATGAACGTCTAACTTTAAG GGAAGATGAGTACGAAGGAATGAGTTCAATTGTTTATAAGTCAGAGATAAGGAAAAAGTTGGTAGGAGAGGGGTACAGGATATGGGGCAACGTAGGAGATCAATGGAGTGATCTTCAAGGAGAGTATATAGGCAATCGAACATTTAAACTTCCCAATCCCATGTACTTTATCCCTTTAgaaaaattgaaatgtaattaTTGTGTGAAAGCATGGTCTCTTGacataaataataataatggaCATTTCATTTATGCTATAGCGAGGCTATTGTAA